In the genome of Pelagibacterium nitratireducens, one region contains:
- a CDS encoding cold-shock protein, giving the protein MATGTVKWFNTQKGYGFIQPDEGGADVFVHISAVQNSGMTGLDEGQKISYEIVKDKRTGKSAAGNLVAAD; this is encoded by the coding sequence ATGGCAACCGGCACTGTCAAATGGTTCAACACTCAAAAGGGCTATGGTTTCATCCAGCCCGACGAAGGCGGAGCTGACGTTTTCGTTCACATTTCTGCCGTTCAGAATTCCGGCATGACCGGTCTCGATGAAGGCCAGAAGATTTCCTACGAGATCGTCAAGGACAAGCGCACCGGCAAATCGGCCGCCGGCAACCTGGTCGCTGCCGACTAG
- the ltaE gene encoding low-specificity L-threonine aldolase encodes MTTRRYDFRSDTVTRPDAGMRAAMADAPVGDDVYGEDETVAALEAKVAELTGKARGVFLPSGTQSNLIALMSHCGRGDEFIAGQDAHAYKYEAGGAAVLGSIQPQPIENGPDGSLPLDKVAAAIKPEDIHFARTRLLALENTIGGKVLPQSYVADAVALARRHGLATHLDGARIVNAAVASNRSVKELAEGFDSVSVCLSKGLGAPVGSVLVGDADFIARARRLRKMLGGGMRQAGIIAAAGLYALEHNVARLADDHARARRLAEGLARHEALTVEMPQTNIIFLTADASVAKGFADHMAAQGILVSGRYGQQRWVTHKDIGDDAIEAVLDAAEKFFAGL; translated from the coding sequence ATGACGACCAGACGCTATGATTTTCGCTCCGATACGGTGACACGACCCGATGCGGGCATGCGCGCGGCGATGGCCGACGCCCCGGTTGGAGACGATGTCTATGGCGAGGACGAAACCGTCGCCGCGCTCGAAGCGAAAGTTGCCGAACTGACGGGTAAGGCGCGGGGCGTGTTCCTGCCCTCGGGCACGCAATCGAACCTGATCGCGCTGATGAGCCATTGTGGGCGGGGCGATGAATTCATCGCCGGGCAGGATGCCCATGCCTACAAGTATGAGGCGGGCGGGGCGGCGGTTCTCGGCTCAATTCAGCCCCAGCCGATCGAAAATGGCCCCGATGGCTCGCTGCCGCTCGACAAGGTCGCCGCGGCCATCAAGCCAGAGGATATCCATTTTGCCCGCACGCGGTTGCTGGCGCTCGAAAACACCATTGGCGGCAAGGTGCTGCCGCAGAGCTATGTGGCCGATGCGGTGGCGCTGGCGCGGCGGCATGGGCTTGCCACCCATCTCGACGGAGCGCGGATCGTCAATGCCGCGGTGGCGTCGAACCGGAGCGTCAAGGAGTTGGCCGAGGGGTTCGACAGCGTTTCAGTGTGCCTGTCCAAAGGGCTTGGCGCGCCGGTCGGATCGGTGCTGGTGGGCGATGCCGATTTCATCGCCAGAGCCAGGCGGTTGCGCAAGATGCTGGGCGGCGGCATGCGGCAGGCGGGCATTATCGCGGCGGCGGGACTTTATGCGCTCGAGCACAATGTGGCCCGGCTGGCCGATGATCACGCGCGGGCCCGGCGGCTGGCCGAGGGCTTGGCGCGCCATGAGGCGCTGACCGTGGAAATGCCGCAGACCAATATCATCTTTCTCACCGCCGATGCGTCGGTCGCAAAGGGGTTTGCCGATCACATGGCGGCTCAGGGGATACTGGTTTCGGGTCGCTACGGCCAGCAGCGCTGGGTGACGCACAAGGATATCGGCGACGATGCGATAGAGGCGGTTCTGGACGCAGCGGAAAAATTCTTCGCGGGCCTTTGA
- a CDS encoding methyltransferase domain-containing protein, giving the protein MTTTFLSSGDLIVDRRAHYAQMLAEAGEFSSAADLMEQALNDAPGWAAGWMMAGDYHLKADALGRAIAAWQRAAEHDPAGTLGAQMHLAAHGVGEVEPQAQAAYVEALFDQYAGHFEEALLQKLDYIVPGRLADLVGGTMEELGIEGFARGLDLGCGTGLMGERLRHVVSHLSGVDISAAMVAETQGKGIYDGVERAELLDFLGAQGRIADIVTAADVFMYCPALPPIFALVSQVLRPGGIFAFSVERHDGADSQWLQASLRFAHNGEAIRAALDEAGLDIVRVSEETIRRDRGQPVTGLLFVARKPENIEGLEVSDIDLGVEMPVVPIN; this is encoded by the coding sequence TTGACAACAACTTTCCTGTCTTCGGGCGACCTCATCGTCGATCGCCGGGCCCATTATGCCCAGATGCTGGCCGAGGCCGGCGAATTTTCATCCGCCGCGGATCTGATGGAGCAGGCGCTCAACGATGCGCCGGGCTGGGCGGCGGGCTGGATGATGGCCGGGGACTACCATCTCAAGGCCGATGCCTTGGGTCGTGCGATTGCCGCCTGGCAGCGGGCGGCGGAACATGATCCGGCAGGTACGCTCGGCGCACAGATGCATCTGGCGGCGCATGGGGTCGGTGAAGTAGAGCCACAGGCGCAGGCGGCGTATGTCGAAGCGCTGTTCGACCAGTATGCCGGCCATTTCGAAGAAGCGTTGTTGCAAAAGCTCGACTATATCGTCCCGGGCCGGCTGGCAGACCTGGTTGGCGGCACCATGGAAGAGCTCGGCATCGAAGGGTTCGCGCGTGGTCTCGATCTGGGGTGCGGTACCGGATTGATGGGGGAGCGGCTGCGGCATGTGGTGTCGCATCTGAGCGGTGTGGATATTTCGGCCGCCATGGTCGCCGAAACACAAGGCAAAGGGATCTATGACGGGGTGGAACGGGCCGAATTGCTCGATTTTCTCGGAGCGCAAGGACGCATCGCCGATATCGTGACGGCGGCGGACGTCTTCATGTACTGCCCGGCATTGCCACCGATTTTTGCCCTGGTCAGTCAGGTGTTGCGGCCCGGCGGGATTTTTGCGTTTTCTGTGGAGCGCCATGATGGGGCGGACAGTCAGTGGCTCCAGGCTTCGCTGCGTTTCGCGCATAATGGGGAGGCGATCCGGGCCGCTCTTGATGAGGCGGGGCTGGACATCGTGCGCGTGAGCGAGGAGACGATCCGGCGCGATCGCGGCCAGCCTGTGACCGGACTTTTGTTCGTGGCACGCAAGCCCGAAAACATCGAGGGGCTGGAGGTTTCGGACATCGATCTGGGCGTTGAAATGCCGGTGGTGCCGATCAATTGA
- a CDS encoding phytanoyl-CoA dioxygenase family protein → MPATENALTPAQIETFVTDGFVRIDNAFSANLAAQGRAILWRDTGCDPDDPSTWTKPVIRLGGYADAPFREAANTERLHFAYNQLVGEGRWLSPQGLGTFPIRFPSDQAPGDDGWHIDASYMLPTDDPNDFFSIRANIKSKGRALLMLFLFSDVAQDDAPTRIRVGSHRDMARFLLPFGEEGATMHQMMATNFAGTEKCPEALATGPAGTVYLCHPFLVHAAQPNRGSRVKFMAQPPLMPAHDFDPALPPSPVQIAIRKACNLTF, encoded by the coding sequence ATGCCTGCAACAGAAAACGCGCTGACCCCGGCGCAGATCGAAACCTTTGTCACCGACGGTTTCGTCAGAATCGACAATGCCTTTTCCGCAAATCTGGCCGCTCAGGGCCGCGCCATCCTCTGGCGCGACACCGGTTGCGACCCCGACGACCCCTCGACCTGGACAAAACCGGTGATCCGCCTCGGCGGCTATGCCGATGCGCCCTTCCGGGAAGCGGCCAACACCGAACGGCTCCATTTCGCATACAACCAGTTGGTGGGCGAAGGCCGCTGGCTTTCACCGCAGGGCCTGGGCACATTCCCGATCCGCTTCCCTTCGGACCAGGCGCCGGGTGACGATGGCTGGCATATCGACGCCAGCTACATGCTGCCGACCGACGATCCCAACGACTTCTTCTCGATCCGGGCCAACATCAAATCGAAGGGCCGGGCCCTCCTGATGCTGTTCCTGTTCTCCGATGTCGCACAAGACGATGCCCCCACCCGCATCCGCGTGGGCTCGCATAGGGATATGGCCCGCTTTCTCCTGCCCTTCGGCGAGGAAGGGGCGACCATGCACCAGATGATGGCCACCAATTTTGCCGGTACGGAAAAATGTCCTGAAGCGCTGGCAACCGGCCCCGCCGGGACGGTCTATCTGTGCCACCCGTTCCTGGTTCACGCAGCCCAGCCCAACAGGGGGAGCCGCGTCAAGTTCATGGCCCAGCCACCGCTGATGCCCGCACACGACTTCGATCCGGCCCTGCCCCCTTCGCCGGTCCAGATCGCCATTCGCAAGGCGTGCAACCTGACCTTCTGA
- the carB gene encoding carbamoyl-phosphate synthase large subunit: MPKRTDIKSILIIGAGPIIIGQACEFDYSGTQACKALREEGYRIILVNSNPATIMTDPDIADATYMEPITPEVVAKIIEKERPDALLPTMGGQTALNCALSLNKMGVLEKFGVEMIGANAEAIDKAEDRELFRDAMTKIGLDTPRSRLAHNTIESLQALEDIGLPAIIRPSFTLGGTGGGIAYNREEYLAICESGIDASPTNEVLIEESVLGWKEYEMEVVRDKKDNCIIVCSIENIDPMGVHTGDSITVAPALTLTDKEYQIMRDASLAVLREIGVETGGSNVQFAVNPADGRLIVIEMNPRVSRSSALASKATGFPIAKVAARLAVGYTLDELENDITGGATPASFEPTIDYVVTKIPRFAFEKFPGADNRLTTSMKSVGEAMAIGRTFSESLQKALRSLETGLTGLNEIGIPGLGEGDDKNAVKAALGTPTPDRLLWVAEAMRRGYDHQMIFDACHIDPWFLEQLQAIVDTEAKVREHGLPETEGQMRSLKAMGFSDARLAELSGKTSKDVRTHRHTLGVRPVYKRIDTSAAEFASPTAYMYSTYETPFAGAVADEANPTDRKKVVILGGGPNRIGQGIEFDYCCCHAAFALSDAGYETIMVNCNPETVSTDYDTSDRLYFEPLTEEDVLEILKTEQQNGTLHGVIVQFGGQTPLKLANAIERAGIPILGTQPDKIDLAEDRDQFMKLLNRLDLTQPRNGIAYSLEQSRIIAEGLGFPLVIRPSNVLGGRAMVICHSADDFERYVQSTLTELVPPEIRHKYPNDKTGQINSVLAANPLLFDSYLQGAVEIDVDCLCDGTDVFIAGIMEHIEEAGIHSGDSACSLPPHSLSPEIIAELKRQAAEMARALNVGGLMNVQFALKDGTLYVLEVNPRASRTVPFVAKVIGYPIAKIAARIMAGEKLASFNLEEREIKHIAIKEAVFPFARFPGVDTVLGPEMKSTGEVIGLDTDYATAFAKSQLGSGTKVPREGTVFVSVRDEDKATIVDSIRDLANAGFKIIATGGTQRFLAEQGIECTKINKVLEGRPHIVDAIKNGEVQLVINTTDGVKAVSDSRDIRRAALMSKVPYYTTIPGTVAAVQGILAYRSGNFSVRALQDYFAA; the protein is encoded by the coding sequence ATGCCCAAACGCACAGACATCAAATCCATCCTCATCATCGGGGCTGGACCGATCATTATCGGCCAGGCCTGCGAGTTCGACTACTCGGGAACTCAGGCTTGCAAGGCGCTGCGCGAAGAAGGCTATCGCATCATATTGGTGAACTCCAATCCGGCGACGATCATGACCGATCCCGACATCGCCGATGCCACCTATATGGAGCCCATCACCCCCGAAGTCGTTGCCAAGATCATCGAAAAGGAACGCCCCGACGCGCTGCTCCCCACCATGGGCGGCCAGACCGCGCTCAACTGCGCCCTCTCGCTCAACAAGATGGGCGTGCTTGAAAAATTCGGCGTCGAAATGATCGGCGCCAACGCCGAAGCCATAGACAAGGCCGAGGATCGCGAGCTGTTCCGCGACGCGATGACCAAGATCGGGCTTGATACCCCCCGCTCGCGCCTCGCCCACAACACGATCGAATCCCTGCAGGCCCTCGAAGATATCGGCCTGCCCGCCATCATCCGCCCTTCCTTCACGCTTGGCGGCACGGGCGGCGGCATCGCCTACAACCGCGAGGAATACCTCGCCATCTGCGAAAGCGGCATCGACGCCTCGCCCACCAACGAAGTCCTGATCGAGGAATCCGTCCTCGGCTGGAAAGAATACGAGATGGAAGTTGTCCGCGACAAAAAGGACAACTGTATCATCGTGTGCTCGATTGAAAACATCGATCCCATGGGCGTCCATACCGGCGATTCCATTACCGTCGCCCCGGCCCTGACGCTGACCGACAAGGAATACCAGATCATGCGCGACGCCTCGCTGGCGGTGCTGCGCGAGATCGGTGTGGAAACCGGCGGCTCGAACGTTCAGTTCGCCGTCAATCCGGCCGATGGCCGCCTGATCGTCATCGAAATGAACCCCCGCGTGTCGCGCTCCTCGGCGCTGGCATCCAAGGCCACCGGCTTTCCCATCGCCAAGGTCGCCGCGCGCCTCGCTGTCGGCTACACGCTCGATGAACTCGAAAACGACATCACCGGCGGCGCCACGCCGGCCTCGTTCGAGCCGACAATCGACTATGTCGTCACCAAGATCCCGCGTTTCGCCTTTGAAAAATTCCCCGGCGCCGACAACCGCCTGACCACATCGATGAAGTCGGTCGGCGAAGCCATGGCCATTGGCCGCACCTTCTCGGAATCGCTGCAAAAGGCCCTGCGCTCGCTCGAAACCGGCCTGACCGGTCTCAACGAAATCGGCATCCCCGGTCTGGGTGAAGGCGACGACAAGAACGCGGTCAAGGCCGCTCTGGGCACGCCGACCCCCGACCGCCTGCTCTGGGTCGCCGAAGCCATGCGGCGCGGCTATGACCATCAGATGATCTTTGATGCCTGCCATATTGACCCGTGGTTCCTCGAGCAGCTCCAGGCCATCGTCGACACCGAAGCCAAGGTCCGCGAACACGGCCTGCCGGAAACCGAAGGCCAGATGCGCAGCCTCAAGGCCATGGGTTTTTCCGATGCTCGCCTTGCCGAATTGTCGGGCAAGACGTCAAAGGACGTGCGCACCCATCGCCACACCCTCGGCGTGCGCCCGGTTTACAAGCGTATCGACACGTCCGCTGCCGAATTCGCCTCGCCCACGGCCTACATGTATTCGACCTACGAAACCCCGTTTGCCGGTGCGGTTGCCGATGAAGCCAACCCCACCGACAGAAAAAAGGTCGTCATCCTTGGCGGTGGCCCGAACCGGATCGGCCAGGGCATCGAATTCGACTATTGCTGCTGCCACGCCGCCTTCGCGCTGTCCGATGCCGGCTATGAGACCATCATGGTCAACTGCAACCCCGAAACCGTCTCGACCGATTACGACACCTCTGACCGCCTCTATTTCGAGCCGCTGACCGAAGAAGACGTTCTCGAAATTCTAAAGACCGAACAGCAGAACGGCACGCTGCACGGCGTCATCGTCCAGTTCGGCGGCCAGACCCCACTCAAGCTGGCCAATGCCATCGAACGCGCCGGCATCCCGATCCTGGGCACCCAGCCCGACAAGATCGACCTAGCCGAAGACCGCGACCAGTTCATGAAGCTTCTCAACCGGCTCGATCTCACCCAGCCGCGCAACGGCATCGCCTATTCGCTCGAGCAGTCCCGCATCATCGCCGAGGGGCTGGGCTTCCCGCTGGTTATCCGCCCGTCCAACGTTCTGGGCGGCCGCGCCATGGTCATCTGCCATTCCGCCGATGATTTCGAGCGCTACGTCCAGTCCACCCTGACTGAACTGGTCCCGCCCGAAATCCGGCACAAATATCCCAACGACAAGACCGGCCAGATCAATTCGGTCCTCGCCGCCAATCCCTTGCTGTTCGACAGCTACCTTCAGGGCGCCGTCGAAATCGACGTCGATTGCCTGTGCGATGGCACGGACGTGTTCATTGCCGGCATCATGGAGCATATCGAGGAGGCGGGCATCCATTCGGGCGACAGCGCTTGCTCGCTCCCGCCCCATTCGCTCAGCCCCGAAATCATCGCCGAACTCAAGCGCCAGGCCGCCGAAATGGCCCGCGCACTCAATGTCGGTGGCTTGATGAACGTGCAGTTCGCCTTGAAAGACGGCACCCTCTACGTCCTCGAAGTGAACCCCCGCGCCTCGCGTACAGTGCCCTTCGTCGCCAAGGTCATCGGTTACCCGATCGCCAAGATCGCCGCGCGCATCATGGCCGGCGAAAAGCTCGCATCCTTCAATCTCGAAGAACGCGAAATCAAGCACATCGCGATCAAGGAGGCAGTCTTCCCCTTCGCCCGCTTCCCCGGCGTCGATACGGTTCTCGGCCCGGAAATGAAATCGACCGGCGAAGTGATCGGTCTCGACACCGACTACGCCACCGCCTTTGCCAAATCCCAGCTCGGCAGCGGCACCAAGGTTCCGCGTGAAGGCACGGTGTTCGTCTCGGTCCGCGACGAGGACAAGGCCACCATCGTCGACTCTATCCGCGACCTGGCCAATGCCGGCTTCAAGATCATCGCCACCGGCGGCACCCAACGGTTCCTGGCCGAACAGGGCATCGAATGCACCAAGATCAACAAGGTGCTCGAAGGCCGCCCGCACATCGTCGATGCCATCAAGAACGGTGAGGTCCAACTGGTCATCAACACCACCGATGGCGTCAAGGCCGTATCCGACAGCCGTGACATCCGCCGCGCCGCTCTGATGAGCAAGGTGCCCTACTACACGACCATCCCCGGCACGGTTGCGGCCGTCCAGGGCATCCTCGCCTACCGCAGCGGCAATTTCTCGGTGAGAGCGCTGCAGGACTATTTCGCAGCCTGA
- a CDS encoding aldo/keto reductase, translating to MTQQSFIELSDGNTIPQVGLGTWKLDGANMQSVVEAAIGAGYRHFDTAYAYRNEAALGAALKASGVGADEVFITSKLPSGRHGYDSTLKTFDETMVNLGVDVLDLYLIHWPMPKTGNFVDTFKAFIKLKEDGRIRSIGVSNFHQAHLEKLIAETGVTPVVNQIELSPAFQQKELRAFNEGLGIKTESWSPLGRGDVLESSMIKQIAQKHGKTPGQITIRWHVQNGLIVIPKSANPQRIAENFAVFDFELDAEDMAKIEGLDSADGRTGVNPDGAEFLQV from the coding sequence ATGACGCAGCAGAGCTTTATCGAACTTTCCGATGGCAACACGATTCCACAGGTCGGGCTGGGAACCTGGAAGCTTGACGGCGCGAACATGCAGAGTGTGGTGGAAGCGGCCATTGGCGCGGGGTATCGCCATTTCGATACGGCCTATGCCTATCGCAACGAAGCGGCGCTGGGTGCCGCACTCAAGGCGTCCGGCGTTGGCGCGGACGAAGTGTTCATCACCAGCAAGCTGCCGAGCGGGCGGCACGGGTACGACTCGACGCTCAAGACCTTCGATGAAACCATGGTCAATCTGGGGGTCGATGTGCTCGACCTCTATCTGATCCACTGGCCGATGCCCAAGACCGGCAATTTCGTCGATACGTTCAAGGCGTTCATCAAGCTCAAGGAGGACGGCCGGATCAGATCGATCGGGGTGTCCAACTTCCATCAGGCCCATCTGGAAAAGCTGATTGCCGAGACCGGTGTGACGCCTGTCGTCAACCAGATCGAGCTTTCGCCCGCATTCCAGCAAAAAGAGCTCCGGGCCTTTAACGAAGGGCTGGGAATCAAGACCGAAAGCTGGAGCCCGCTGGGCCGGGGCGATGTTCTGGAAAGCTCCATGATAAAGCAGATCGCACAAAAGCATGGCAAAACGCCCGGTCAGATCACCATTCGCTGGCATGTCCAGAACGGGCTGATCGTCATTCCGAAATCGGCCAATCCGCAGCGGATTGCAGAAAATTTCGCCGTGTTCGATTTCGAGCTCGACGCCGAGGATATGGCAAAGATCGAAGGGCTCGACAGCGCGGACGGCCGGACGGGGGTCAATCCCGACGGGGCCGAATTCCTGCAGGTCTGA
- a CDS encoding GNAT family N-acetyltransferase, with amino-acid sequence MSDLAIRNATTDDLPFIVGLIAHDTVLDRIDDPADAHGPDYLAAFEAIAADPNQLLLIAEFDAAAVGTFQLTFTPGIFRRGGWRCTIEGVHVSPDHRNRRIGEKMMAWAVQKAKERGCTMVQLTSNKKRADAHRFYERLGFSRSHEGFKLYI; translated from the coding sequence ATGTCCGACCTCGCCATTCGCAACGCCACGACCGACGACTTGCCTTTCATCGTCGGCCTGATCGCCCACGATACGGTGCTGGACCGCATCGACGACCCCGCCGATGCGCACGGTCCGGACTATCTGGCGGCCTTTGAGGCCATCGCTGCGGACCCCAACCAGCTCTTGTTGATCGCCGAATTCGACGCTGCGGCGGTGGGAACCTTCCAGCTCACATTTACCCCGGGCATTTTCCGCCGCGGCGGCTGGCGCTGTACCATCGAGGGCGTTCACGTGTCCCCCGATCACCGCAACAGGCGGATCGGGGAAAAGATGATGGCTTGGGCCGTCCAAAAGGCAAAGGAACGGGGCTGCACGATGGTGCAACTCACCTCCAACAAGAAAAGAGCCGACGCGCATCGCTTTTACGAGCGCCTCGGCTTTTCCAGAAGCCACGAAGGTTTCAAGCTTTATATCTGA
- a CDS encoding outer membrane protein — MKKTVSIFTLACGLLLTSAIQAADVIYPEYDLPVAPVAGGFDWDGFYAGVGVSGSVWGGGARSIGGALSVGGNATFDNFLVGIEGSAHYGYSNATNDWGYVLGLEGRAGYLVAPEVLVYLSGGAAYLDPAPSDWYATAGGGVEFAVTDQMSVDVQYRYLWATGSSANSIGVSALWHF; from the coding sequence ATGAAAAAGACGGTATCCATATTCACGCTCGCCTGTGGGCTGCTGCTGACCAGCGCCATTCAGGCGGCCGACGTGATCTATCCAGAGTATGATTTGCCCGTTGCGCCTGTTGCGGGCGGGTTCGATTGGGACGGGTTTTATGCCGGCGTTGGCGTTTCGGGCTCTGTGTGGGGCGGTGGTGCGCGGAGCATTGGTGGCGCTCTGTCGGTTGGCGGCAATGCGACGTTCGACAATTTCCTGGTCGGCATCGAGGGCTCGGCCCATTACGGCTATTCCAACGCCACCAACGACTGGGGCTATGTGCTGGGACTTGAAGGCCGAGCCGGCTATCTGGTGGCGCCAGAGGTTCTGGTTTACCTCTCGGGTGGTGCGGCCTATCTCGATCCGGCGCCGTCCGACTGGTACGCGACGGCGGGTGGCGGTGTGGAGTTTGCCGTTACAGACCAGATGTCGGTCGATGTGCAGTACCGCTATCTTTGGGCAACCGGAAGTTCGGCCAATTCAATCGGCGTTTCCGCTCTCTGGCACTTTTAG
- a CDS encoding cytochrome b, whose product MSLKSTPDRYGTIAIVVHWVTALLVLALIVLGLNAADADTDATKRALLIPHIALGLTVLALTIFRIFWWVFADRRPDELAGIPPLQSRIAATVHVLAYVFIILLASTGIATNIIGGVIPALATGAPIPDLDDIAPRDIHGVLARLFMALLAIHIGAALYHHFIRRDGLLSRMGIGKLPR is encoded by the coding sequence ATGAGCCTCAAGAGCACACCCGACCGCTACGGAACAATCGCCATCGTCGTTCACTGGGTGACCGCATTGTTGGTCCTGGCGCTTATCGTTCTGGGCCTCAACGCGGCGGACGCCGATACCGATGCCACAAAGCGCGCCCTCCTGATCCCCCATATCGCACTGGGCCTGACCGTACTGGCGCTGACCATATTTCGCATTTTCTGGTGGGTCTTCGCCGACCGGCGTCCGGACGAACTGGCCGGCATCCCGCCCCTCCAGTCGCGTATTGCCGCCACGGTGCATGTGCTGGCCTACGTGTTCATCATCCTTCTGGCATCGACCGGCATTGCCACCAACATCATCGGCGGCGTCATTCCGGCCCTTGCAACGGGCGCGCCCATTCCCGATCTCGACGACATCGCCCCCCGCGATATCCACGGGGTGCTGGCGCGGCTGTTCATGGCGCTGCTGGCCATCCATATCGGCGCCGCGCTCTACCACCATTTCATCCGCCGAGACGGCCTTCTTTCCCGCATGGGCATCGGCAAGCTGCCCCGCTGA
- a CDS encoding MarR family winged helix-turn-helix transcriptional regulator produces MQRRDSEGYLTNRAARLFMQAMTRAIRPHGLASAYVPVLYALSEMPEMTQAELTDFAGIEQPTMAATLGRMDRDGLLTRRPDPQDRRKLLIGLSTSGREKVAAMMEAVVRINGCAATGLDAQERKRHRERLKTMIGNLEILLAEEKE; encoded by the coding sequence ATGCAACGCCGTGATTCCGAAGGCTATCTGACAAATCGTGCGGCAAGGCTGTTCATGCAGGCCATGACGCGGGCCATCCGGCCGCACGGGCTGGCGAGTGCCTATGTGCCGGTGCTGTACGCGCTGAGCGAGATGCCGGAAATGACGCAGGCCGAGCTCACCGATTTTGCCGGGATCGAGCAGCCCACCATGGCGGCGACGCTCGGCCGCATGGATCGCGACGGGCTTTTGACCCGGCGCCCCGATCCGCAGGACAGGCGTAAATTGCTGATCGGGCTGAGCACTTCCGGACGTGAGAAAGTTGCCGCCATGATGGAAGCCGTCGTGCGGATCAACGGGTGTGCGGCGACGGGACTGGACGCGCAGGAACGCAAGCGGCACCGCGAACGCCTGAAAACGATGATCGGCAATCTCGAGATCCTGCTCGCTGAGGAAAAAGAATAA